A DNA window from Phragmites australis chromosome 11, lpPhrAust1.1, whole genome shotgun sequence contains the following coding sequences:
- the LOC133885288 gene encoding protein YIP4a-like, translating to MSRPNSGDTVPLHPSSARSDMDEIEDLIRAAPSLAAVLPAARPPSPPRASIPISSTSPTPVAPPATSILPFSASGSVAIPIAADGFSPAPNTLTEPVWDTVKRDLSRIVTNLKLVVFPNPLRDDPGKALRDWDLWGPFFFIVLLGLILSWSATVKKSEVFTVAFAVLAAGAVVLTLNVQLLGGHIIFFQSLSLLGYCLVPLDVGALICILKDHVILKVVVVTVTLAWSSWAAYPFMSAAVNPRRKALALYPVFLMYVSVGCLIIALD from the exons ATGTCGCGCCCCAACTCCGGCGACACCGTCCCGCTCCACCCCTCGTCGGCGCGGTCCGACATGGACGAGATTGAGGACCTCATCCGCGCCGCGCCCTCCCTGGCCGCTGTCCTCCCCGCCGCGcggcctccctcccctccccgcgCCTCCATTCccatctcctccacctccccCACCCCGGTGGCCCCTCCCGCCACATCCATCCTCCCGTTCTCCGCCTCGGGCTCCGTCGCCATCCCCATCGCCGCCGACGGGTTCAGCCCCGCGCCCAACACGCTCACCGAGCCCGTCTGGGACACCGTCAAGCGCGACCTCTCCCGCATCGTCACCAACCTCAAGCTCGTCGTCTTCCCCAACCCCTTGCGCGATGACCCCGGCAAGGCGCTGCGCGACTGGGACCTCTGGGGGcccttcttcttcatcgtcttACTGGGCCTCATACTATCCTGGTCAGCCACCGTCAAGAAG TCTGAAGTGTTTACTGTTGCCTTTGCTGTATTAGCTGCTGGTGCTGTAGTTCTCACGCTCAATGTTCAACTGCTG GGTGGGCacatcatcttcttccaaagCCTCAGTCTTCTTGGATACTGCCTGGTCCCTCTGGATGTTGGTGCTCTGATTTGCATTCTGAAGGACCATGTCATATTAAAGGTAGTTGTGGTGACGGTAACATTAGCATGGAGCTCCTGGGCAGCTTATCCATTCATGAGCGCTGCTGTTAACCCACGGAGAAAGGCCTTGGCGCTGTATCCTGTGTTCCTCATGTATGTCTCGGTTGGGTGTCTCATAATTGCATTAGATTAA